A window of Microscilla marina ATCC 23134 contains these coding sequences:
- a CDS encoding TonB-dependent receptor, whose protein sequence is MIYLKFIIALLLWTVTSPLQAQTLISGMVTDEKGEALAGANVSVKNTYDGTSTNIDGQFQFNTPQQGEAILVVAYISFKTFEQKITLSGKPLQINVRLKEEANELNTVVITAGAFEASDEKRVVVLNSIDIATTAGGGAGDLVGALQTLPGAQTVGETEGLFVRGGAANETKTLIDGLVVQNPFYSSVPDVPQRGRFSPFLFKGTVFSTGGYSAQYGQALSSVLVLNSQDLAEKTQTNIDLMTVGVGAGHTQRWKNTSLSLNTRYTNLEPVFQLIPQNADWKRAPESVDGSIIFRQKTSKTGIFKLYSTYNQSNLAMNYQDISLENTTNALDLTNDNTYINTSWKEALSDRWFVQVGGSYSHDHDLILLNGNRIFQQERLQQGRITVQHLLGENSGLTFGGEVQRFNFDDGLNQLSRGLEENYLAGFVEADVFFTRKLAGRFGVRMEKSEVIGQQNIAPRLSLAYKTGKYSQVSAAYGQFFQTPQTNDLIQLKTARLSTDLQFEQSVHYLLNYQWMVPGKRTFRIEGYYKQYDDLVKNNQDLAQLEVNNNGYGFARGIELFWRDKQTFKNVDYWVSYSFLDTEREFQNFPTLARPGFAANHTLSMVYKQYFSDIHSYVGFTYTFSSGRAYFNPNNPEFHGDTTPAYHNLSLTYTYITSLFDNFTILFASINNVLGVQNVFGYRYAPDGTQRQAIGQAADRGVFIGMFVSIGKR, encoded by the coding sequence ATGATATACCTGAAGTTTATCATTGCATTATTGCTGTGGACAGTCACCTCTCCACTACAGGCACAAACACTGATAAGTGGTATGGTAACTGATGAAAAAGGTGAGGCTTTAGCAGGAGCCAATGTATCGGTCAAAAACACGTATGATGGTACTTCTACCAATATAGATGGGCAGTTTCAGTTTAACACTCCCCAACAAGGTGAGGCAATATTGGTAGTTGCTTATATCAGTTTTAAAACCTTTGAGCAAAAAATTACCCTTTCGGGCAAACCTTTACAGATAAACGTGCGCCTAAAAGAAGAAGCCAACGAACTAAACACGGTGGTAATTACTGCAGGAGCCTTTGAGGCAAGTGATGAAAAACGGGTGGTAGTGCTCAATTCTATAGACATAGCTACTACAGCAGGTGGCGGCGCAGGCGATTTGGTGGGTGCTTTACAAACTTTGCCAGGGGCTCAAACAGTAGGCGAAACGGAAGGTTTGTTTGTGCGAGGAGGCGCTGCCAACGAAACCAAAACATTGATTGATGGTTTGGTAGTGCAAAACCCGTTTTATAGCTCAGTGCCTGATGTACCTCAACGAGGACGTTTTTCTCCTTTTTTGTTCAAAGGAACTGTTTTTAGCACTGGGGGCTATTCCGCCCAATACGGGCAAGCGCTTTCGTCTGTGTTGGTGCTCAACTCGCAAGACCTTGCCGAAAAAACACAGACCAATATTGATCTTATGACTGTAGGTGTGGGTGCGGGTCATACCCAACGTTGGAAAAACACTTCACTGAGCCTCAATACAAGGTATACCAACCTGGAGCCGGTTTTTCAACTTATTCCGCAAAATGCCGACTGGAAGCGTGCCCCCGAAAGTGTGGACGGCTCGATTATTTTTAGACAAAAAACTTCTAAAACGGGCATATTCAAACTGTATAGCACTTATAACCAGTCAAACCTGGCTATGAACTATCAAGATATAAGCTTAGAGAATACCACCAATGCGCTAGACTTGACCAATGACAATACTTACATCAATACTTCGTGGAAAGAAGCCTTAAGTGATCGTTGGTTTGTGCAGGTGGGGGGTTCTTATAGCCACGATCACGACTTGATTTTGCTAAATGGTAACCGCATTTTTCAGCAAGAACGCTTGCAACAAGGACGCATTACGGTACAACATCTTTTGGGCGAAAACTCAGGACTTACTTTTGGGGGCGAGGTGCAACGGTTCAATTTTGACGATGGGCTTAACCAATTGAGTCGGGGACTCGAAGAAAACTACCTGGCGGGTTTTGTAGAGGCCGATGTGTTTTTTACCCGCAAACTTGCCGGGCGTTTTGGGGTACGGATGGAAAAATCGGAAGTAATTGGACAACAAAATATTGCCCCCAGGCTATCGCTTGCTTATAAAACTGGCAAATATAGTCAGGTGTCGGCAGCATACGGACAGTTTTTTCAAACCCCTCAAACCAATGACTTAATACAACTAAAAACAGCAAGGCTGTCCACTGACCTGCAGTTTGAACAATCGGTGCATTACCTGCTCAACTACCAGTGGATGGTACCCGGCAAGCGCACTTTTAGAATAGAAGGATACTATAAGCAATACGACGATCTGGTCAAAAATAACCAGGATTTGGCTCAACTTGAGGTCAACAACAATGGCTATGGGTTTGCCCGAGGGATAGAGTTGTTTTGGCGTGACAAACAAACCTTTAAAAACGTAGATTACTGGGTTTCTTACTCGTTTTTAGACACTGAACGTGAGTTTCAAAACTTTCCAACTTTGGCAAGACCTGGTTTTGCGGCTAATCACACGCTCTCGATGGTATACAAGCAGTACTTCTCTGATATTCATAGTTATGTAGGGTTTACTTATACCTTTAGCTCAGGCCGGGCTTATTTCAACCCAAATAACCCTGAGTTTCACGGTGATACTACCCCGGCTTACCATAACCTAAGCCTGACTTACACCTACATTACGTCACTGTTTGACAATTTCACCATTTTGTTTGCTTCGATCAACAATGTATTGGGCGTACAAAATGTGTTTGGCTACCGTTATGCGCCTGACGGTACCCAAAGGCAAGCCATTGGACAGGCTGCTGACCGGGGCGTTTTTATCGGAATGTTTGTCTCTATTGGCAAGCGATAG